aagcgctggaaataaaaagtaaCTAACATTGAGACGATATGTTCCACCAAGGTACAAGCTATTCAAAGCATCCGACGCTGTTGGTTGTTGTACTAGTGTAGTGATTTGTAGTGATAAGCGTGGGGTAAAAAAAGCAGAAATAGTGGTGTAAGTATCATGCCGGCTTGTGGCGCTTCTAAAAATGGCATTTAGAGAGCGTGAATGATGcaatgatgaaaaatcGGACAGTAGCTTCGGAGTTGGACTTGGTTGAGGATTCggtcttggacttggttgagggtcaggtcttggacttggttgagggtcaggtcttggacttggttgagggtcaggtcttggacttggttgagggtcaggtcttggacttggttgagggtcaggtcttggacttggttgagggtcaggtcttggacttggttgagggtccggtcttggacttggttgagggtcaggtcttggacttggttgagggtcaggtcttggacttggttgagggtcaggtcttggacttggttgagggtcaggtcttggacttggttgagggtcaggtcttggacttggttgagggtccggtcttggacttggttgagggtcaggtcttggacttggacttggacttggacttggacttggacttggacttggactcagtgatgaagatgttTCTATAGTTGAGCTATTCCAGTAAATGTGTGAGCGAGTAGAGCTTTTAGTCTTACTGAAAATTGGTACCATTGTTGAGGATATTAGTTTCGGGGTCGAGACCGACCTCAACTCAAAGGATGAAGAACTAGAGATAATACTTGACTCGATGTAGGAGCTACTGTCAGAGCTTGAAAACGGTGGTGTTTCACTACTATGattggtggtggtggtagTAATATTAAGAATTCGTGGCTCTGGGATATCTCCCGTGGGAGTAGAGGATTTTGGTATAGAACTCGAGTGGTTCGAAACTGTCGATGGCTTGATCACCGAGCTAGGCATCGAACTTGGTATCGAACTtggcatcgaacttggcatcgaacttggTATCGAACTTGGTATCGAACTTGGCATCGAACTCGAGTGGTTCGAAACTGTCGATGGCTTGATCACCGAGCTAGGCATCGAACTTGGTATCGAACTTGGTATCGAACTTGGCATCGAACTCGAGTGGTTCGAAACTGTCGATGGCTTGATCACCGAGCTAGGCATCGAACTtggcatcgaacttggTATCGAACTTGGCATCGAACTCGAGTGGTTCGAAACTGTCGATGGCTTGATCACCGAGCTAGGCATCGAACTTGGTATCGAACTtggcatcgaacttggcatcgaacttggtatcgaacttggtatcgaacttggcatcgaacttggTATCGAACTTGGTATCGAACTCGAGTGGTTCGAAACTGTCGATGGCTTGATCACCGAGCTAGGCATCGAACTTGGTATCGAACTtggcatcgaacttggtatcgaacttggcatcgaacttggtatcgaacttggcatcgaacttggcatcgaacttggtatcgaacttggcatcgaacttggTATCGAACTTGAGATAGTTGATATTACGACGCTTGAGCTGTGAATCAGAGCATGAGAACTACTGGGGACTCGGTGAGAGCTAGATGAATATTCTTGTGATGATGTTGGCaatgatgacgatgatggTATAGGAGGGAGAGGAGGTGTTGATATACTAACACATTTTTCCGCTAATGgatcaaagaaaagaccAGAAGGGCAGTCCAGTCTtttagatgatgatgacgatgatgatgaccCATATATAGATTGACTAGAGCTACACGGGATACCGACATAATATATCGTTTTTATAATTGGTAACACT
This is a stretch of genomic DNA from Nakaseomyces glabratus chromosome M, complete sequence. It encodes these proteins:
- the EPA12 gene encoding EPA12 (CAGL0M00132g~Putative adhesin-like cell wall protein (adhesin cluster I); predicted GPI-anchor), whose protein sequence is MYSKTTFTANILFCLLLLLRCCAAILEPDNSLQIFDSFLSNPSKYPLGCSPKITNPKKGLSMELYSYPYRKKGSHPCWDPAYLDPNFPRVGYKKNKLIARVDGVSGDINFNFHPKRQCTPIADYLPPNFNYNEPITTTNFTMLLYGYFKPKVTGLHTFDISADDLLFMNFGAGNAFDCCRRDSTADTFGNYVAWAIWGRRIVRNKLTVRLDKGIYYPLRLFFNNRDYYGQMRLTFKTEHGSERITDFSDYFFSVDDTSEGCPGLITYESECADVKSSTVLETDYITIQAEKEVLPIIKTIYYVGIPCSSSQSIYGSSSSSSSSKRLDCPSGLFFDPLAEKCVSISTPPLPPIPSSSSLPTSSQEYSSSSHRVPSSSHALIHSSSVVISTISSSIPSSMPSSIPSSMPSSMPSSIPSSMPSSIPSSMPSSIPSSMPSSVIKPSTVSNHSSSIPSSIPSSMPSSIPSSIPSSMPSSMPSSIPSSMPSSVIKPSTVSNHSSSMPSSIPSSMPSSMPSSVIKPSTVSNHSSSMPSSIPSSIPSSMPSSVIKPSTVSNHSSSMPSSIPSSIPSSMPSSMPSSIPSSMPSSVIKPSTVSNHSSSIPKSSTPTGDIPEPRILNITTTTTNHSSETPPFSSSDSSSYIESSIISSSSSFELRSVSTPKLISSTMVPIFSKTKSSTRSHIYWNSSTIETSSSLSPSPSPSPSPSPSPSPRPDPQPSPRPDPQPSPRPDPQPSPRPDPQPSPRPDPQPSPRPDPQPSPRPDPQPSPRPDPQPSPRPDPQPSPRPDPQPSPRPDPQPSPRPDPQPSPRPDPQPSPRPDPQPSPRPNPQPSPTPKLLSDFSSLHHSRSLNAIFRSATSRHDTYTTISAFFTPRLSLQITTLVQQPTASDALNSLYLGGTYRLNVSYFLFPALLIFTIANILV